The sequence TCTGCGGGTGCATCTCCACCAGCTCCGCCGCCACGCTGATCACGTAGACGGGGCGGTCCTTGGGGGAAGGTTTGGCGGTCCCTCCGGGGGGAGGCAGGGCCTTGCGCTCCTCCAGCTCCTGCAGGCGGTCCCCGATCTCGGCCTTGAGGCGTTGCACCTCGGCCTCAAAGCGGGCCTGGAGGGCCTCGAGCTCGGTCCTCAACCGCATGATCTCCTCCACCCCCGCCAGGTTCACCCCCAGCTCCTGCGTCAACCGCCGAATCTCCCGCAACCTTT is a genomic window of Thermus islandicus DSM 21543 containing:
- a CDS encoding heat shock protein transcriptional repressor HspR, which gives rise to MDKDRPVYVISVAAELVEMHPQTLRLYERKGLIKPKRSSGKTRLYSERDIERLREIRRLTQELGVNLAGVEEIMRLRTELEALQARFEAEVQRLKAEIGDRLQELEERKALPPPGGTAKPSPKDRPVYVISVAAELVEMHPQ